One window from the genome of uncultured Tateyamaria sp. encodes:
- a CDS encoding IclR family transcriptional regulator translates to MNTAAPRSGEGTIAKALDVLDLVAQLERPVRFSELLSLSPHPKATLYRLVQNLTALGMLKYDTDRQTYAPGLRLVRLAHAAWRQSSLAPIARPFIDALSAQVGETVHLAQMDGGQVLYVDKRNAAEPLEMFSQAGKVGPGYCTGVGKAMLAFLGDEALEVALSQQAWFAHTAHTHTSRDSLCSEFAAIRSDGVAYDREEHEPGIICVAAPILSDAGRSIGALSVTTSTARKSLADLAKLAPHLQSTARDIAGAAANWQFPSQ, encoded by the coding sequence ATGAACACCGCAGCCCCCCGGTCGGGGGAAGGAACCATTGCCAAGGCGCTGGATGTGCTGGACCTTGTGGCCCAGCTGGAACGTCCTGTGCGGTTTTCCGAACTGCTGTCCCTGTCCCCCCACCCCAAGGCGACACTGTACCGCCTGGTGCAGAATCTGACCGCCCTTGGCATGCTGAAATACGACACCGACCGTCAGACCTATGCCCCCGGTTTGCGCCTTGTGCGCCTGGCCCATGCGGCATGGCGGCAAAGTTCGCTTGCCCCGATTGCGCGCCCCTTTATCGATGCGCTGAGCGCGCAGGTCGGAGAGACGGTGCACCTGGCGCAGATGGACGGCGGGCAGGTTCTGTACGTCGACAAACGCAACGCCGCCGAACCGCTCGAGATGTTTTCACAGGCGGGCAAGGTCGGCCCCGGATATTGCACGGGCGTGGGCAAGGCGATGCTGGCCTTCCTGGGTGACGAGGCACTGGAAGTGGCGCTGTCCCAGCAGGCGTGGTTTGCCCATACCGCCCACACCCACACCAGCCGCGATTCCCTGTGTTCCGAGTTTGCCGCGATTCGGAGCGATGGCGTTGCCTATGACCGCGAAGAGCACGAACCCGGCATCATCTGCGTGGCCGCCCCCATCCTGTCGGATGCGGGCCGTTCCATCGGTGCGCTGAGCGTCACCACGTCCACCGCGCGCAAGTCACTGGCCGATCTGGCCAAGCTTGCGCCGCATCTTCAATCCACCGCGCGCGATATCGCCGGTGCCGCTGCCAACTGGCAGTTTCCAAGTCAATAA
- the ugpC gene encoding sn-glycerol-3-phosphate ABC transporter ATP-binding protein UgpC yields the protein MTGVTLQKAIKRYGATQVIHGVDLTIEDGEFCVFVGPSGCGKSTLLRMIAGLEETSDGQINIGARDVTHMDPAERGVAMVFQTYALYPHMTVEENMGFGLKMNGVDKETIKKKVDGASKILKLDDYLARKPAALSGGQRQRVAIGRSIVRGPEVFLFDEPLSNLDAELRVDMRVEIARLHKELGTTMIYVTHDQVEAMTLADKIVVLRAGYIEQVGSPMHLYQDPDNKFVAGFIGSPAMNFVRGVVEAEGVRVPGLADRVVRTTVALPAAGTEVTVGVRPQDMELTEGASPIKLDIRERLGGVAYDYLTTPTGERLIVESKGDMAMEEGTEVTISFADDRVMFFDTQSEQRLR from the coding sequence ATGACCGGCGTCACATTGCAGAAAGCCATCAAGCGATACGGGGCCACACAGGTCATTCACGGTGTGGACCTGACCATTGAAGACGGCGAGTTCTGCGTCTTTGTCGGCCCGTCGGGCTGCGGCAAATCCACGTTGCTGCGCATGATTGCAGGCCTGGAGGAGACAAGCGACGGCCAGATCAACATCGGCGCACGGGACGTCACCCATATGGACCCGGCCGAGCGTGGCGTGGCGATGGTGTTCCAGACCTATGCGCTTTACCCGCACATGACGGTCGAGGAAAACATGGGCTTTGGCCTGAAGATGAATGGCGTCGACAAGGAGACCATCAAGAAGAAGGTCGATGGCGCGTCGAAGATCCTGAAGCTGGACGACTATCTGGCCCGCAAGCCTGCCGCGCTGTCAGGGGGGCAACGTCAGCGCGTGGCCATTGGCCGGTCGATTGTGCGCGGTCCCGAAGTGTTCCTGTTTGACGAGCCGTTGTCGAACCTGGATGCCGAATTGCGTGTCGACATGCGCGTCGAGATTGCCCGCCTGCACAAGGAATTGGGCACCACGATGATCTACGTGACCCACGACCAGGTCGAGGCGATGACGCTGGCCGACAAGATCGTCGTCCTGCGCGCCGGGTATATCGAGCAGGTCGGATCGCCCATGCATCTGTATCAGGACCCGGACAACAAGTTTGTCGCAGGCTTCATCGGCTCGCCCGCCATGAACTTTGTCAGGGGCGTGGTCGAGGCAGAGGGCGTGCGCGTACCCGGCCTGGCCGATCGGGTGGTCCGCACAACCGTGGCCCTGCCCGCCGCCGGGACCGAGGTGACCGTGGGTGTCCGCCCGCAGGACATGGAACTGACCGAGGGCGCGTCGCCCATCAAGCTGGACATCCGCGAGCGGTTGGGCGGTGTGGCCTATGACTATCTGACCACGCCTACCGGCGAGCGGCTGATTGTGGAATCAAAGGGCGACATGGCGATGGAGGAAGGTACCGAGGTCACCATCAGCTTTGCCGATGACCGCGTGATGTTCTTTGATACCCAGAGCGAACAGCGTCTACGTTAA
- the ptsP gene encoding phosphoenolpyruvate--protein phosphotransferase, which produces MAERIETESRKLLGRLRDAMAGDDPGQARLDKITHLIADSIGCEVCSIYLFRDEDTLELCATEGLNPDAVHQTRMRLGEGLVGRVARRRQVVNTADAPNAGGFRYMPETGEEVFSSFLGVPIQRLGDSLGVLVVQSKQAREFSADEVYALEVVAMVLAEMAELGAFVGEGAAMGARHSQPSMLRGTVAQEGVAEGHIWLHEPRVVVTNPIADDPHRELERLTEAVEELRVGVDKMLALAADKEQAQVLEAYRMFANSKGWMRRMQEDIANGLSAEAAVEKEQSLARARMGQATDNYLRERLSDLDDLSNRLLRILTGQGSDTGAEMPADPILVARNIGPAELLDYGRSLRGIILEAGSVGSHAAIVARALAIPLIVHAERATLEALNGDHVMVDGEQGIVHLRPDDTVVTAFRDKMAMQAAAVERYASIRDKPACTLCGSTVALHMNAGLMADLPSLEGSGAEGVGLFRTELQFLVRNQMPKRSELSALYARVLDAAGGKPVVFRTLDIGSDKVLPYMKPNDEPNPALGWRAIRVGLDKPGVMRMQLQALIRGANGRPLTIMFPFVAQYEEYTLARAEVDKALDREARLGHVLPSEIKVGAMLETPSLAFAPRKFFEEVGFLSIGGNDLKQFFFAADRENERVRRRYDTLNVSFLSFIERIVERCNQTDTPLSFCGEDAGRPVEALCFAAIGLRSLSMRPASIGPVKSLLRRSNLDDVRKVIADARHRGDMNVRPAIMEYLRSQS; this is translated from the coding sequence ATGGCCGAACGCATCGAAACAGAAAGCCGCAAGCTGCTGGGCCGCTTGCGTGACGCGATGGCGGGGGATGATCCCGGCCAGGCGCGGCTGGACAAGATCACCCACCTGATTGCCGACAGCATCGGGTGCGAAGTGTGCTCGATCTACCTGTTTCGGGACGAAGACACGCTGGAACTGTGTGCCACCGAGGGTCTGAACCCGGATGCTGTGCACCAGACCCGCATGCGGCTGGGCGAAGGGCTGGTGGGGCGGGTTGCGCGGCGACGGCAGGTCGTCAACACCGCTGATGCCCCGAACGCGGGCGGCTTCCGTTACATGCCCGAAACCGGGGAAGAGGTATTTTCCAGCTTTCTGGGCGTACCGATCCAGCGGCTGGGCGACTCGTTGGGCGTACTGGTGGTGCAGTCCAAGCAGGCGCGGGAATTTTCGGCTGACGAAGTCTATGCGCTGGAAGTGGTCGCCATGGTGTTGGCCGAAATGGCCGAACTGGGCGCGTTCGTGGGCGAGGGGGCGGCCATGGGCGCGCGCCATTCGCAGCCGTCCATGTTGCGCGGCACGGTCGCCCAGGAGGGCGTGGCCGAGGGCCATATCTGGCTGCATGAACCGCGGGTGGTCGTCACCAACCCCATTGCCGACGATCCGCATCGCGAACTGGAACGTCTGACCGAGGCGGTCGAGGAATTGCGCGTGGGTGTCGACAAGATGCTGGCGCTGGCGGCTGACAAGGAACAGGCGCAAGTCCTTGAAGCCTATCGCATGTTTGCCAATTCCAAGGGCTGGATGCGGCGCATGCAAGAGGACATCGCGAACGGGCTGAGCGCCGAGGCCGCCGTTGAGAAGGAGCAATCGCTGGCCCGTGCCCGCATGGGGCAGGCGACGGACAATTACCTGCGCGAACGGTTGAGCGATCTGGATGACCTGTCGAACCGCCTGCTGCGCATCCTGACGGGGCAGGGGTCCGATACAGGTGCCGAAATGCCTGCCGATCCGATCCTTGTGGCGCGCAATATCGGCCCTGCCGAATTGCTGGATTACGGGCGGTCGCTTCGGGGTATCATTCTCGAGGCCGGGTCCGTGGGCAGCCATGCGGCCATTGTCGCACGCGCGCTGGCCATCCCGCTGATTGTGCACGCCGAACGCGCCACGCTTGAGGCGCTGAACGGCGACCATGTCATGGTCGATGGCGAACAGGGCATCGTGCATTTGCGCCCTGACGATACGGTTGTGACCGCCTTCCGCGACAAGATGGCGATGCAGGCGGCTGCCGTGGAACGCTATGCCTCGATCCGTGACAAGCCGGCCTGCACCTTGTGCGGATCGACCGTGGCGTTGCACATGAATGCAGGGCTTATGGCGGACCTGCCCTCGCTGGAAGGGTCCGGGGCCGAAGGGGTGGGCCTGTTCCGCACCGAACTGCAGTTTCTGGTGCGCAATCAGATGCCCAAACGGTCCGAACTGTCGGCGCTTTATGCCCGCGTGCTGGACGCGGCGGGTGGCAAGCCGGTGGTGTTTCGCACGCTTGATATCGGGTCGGACAAGGTGCTGCCGTATATGAAGCCCAATGACGAACCGAACCCGGCGCTGGGGTGGCGCGCGATCCGCGTGGGGCTGGACAAGCCCGGCGTGATGCGGATGCAGTTGCAGGCGTTGATCCGCGGTGCGAATGGGCGGCCCCTGACCATCATGTTCCCCTTCGTGGCGCAATACGAGGAATACACCCTGGCCCGCGCCGAGGTGGACAAGGCGCTCGACCGCGAGGCGCGGCTGGGCCATGTGCTGCCGTCCGAGATCAAGGTCGGCGCCATGCTGGAGACCCCCAGCCTGGCCTTTGCGCCCCGGAAATTCTTTGAAGAGGTCGGGTTCCTGTCCATCGGGGGCAATGACCTCAAGCAGTTCTTCTTTGCCGCCGACCGAGAGAACGAACGGGTGCGGCGGCGCTATGACACGCTGAACGTGTCGTTCCTGTCCTTCATCGAACGCATTGTCGAACGCTGCAACCAGACCGACACACCACTGTCCTTTTGTGGCGAGGATGCGGGCCGTCCGGTCGAAGCGCTGTGTTTTGCCGCCATTGGCTTGCGCAGCCTGTCCATGCGCCCAGCCTCTATCGGTCCGGTCAAGTCCTTGTTAAGGCGGTCAAATCTGGATGACGTGCGAAAGGTCATCGCGGATGCGCGCCACAGGGGCGATATGAACGTGCGACCCGCGATTATGGAGTATCTGCGCAGTCAGAGCTGA
- a CDS encoding aspartate kinase, giving the protein MPVLVMKFGGTSVATLDRIRRAAKRVGVEVAKGYDVIVIVSAMSGKTNELVGWVNETSPLFDAREYDAVVSSGENVTAGLMALTLQEMDVPARSWQGWQVPLKTNSAHSSARIEEIPTDNINAKFDQGMRVAVVAGFQGISPEGRITTLGRGGSDTTAVAFAAAFGAERCDIYTDVDGVYTTDPRVSAKARKLDRIAFEEMLELASLGAKVLQTRSVELAMRYKVKLRVLSSFEEQSDEAGTLVCDEEDIMESNVVAGVAFSRDEAKMTLVSVADRPGIAATIFTALSEAGVNVDMIVQNISEEGRTDMTFSCPTDQVARAEKAMAEAKAAGIINFHELIADTDVAKISVVGIGMRSHTGVAAKMFQCLSAEGINIKVITTSEIKISVLIDRKYMELAVQALHDAFELDKAA; this is encoded by the coding sequence ATGCCTGTTCTCGTGATGAAATTCGGTGGCACATCGGTCGCCACCCTGGACCGCATCCGCCGCGCCGCCAAGCGTGTGGGCGTCGAGGTTGCCAAGGGCTATGACGTGATTGTCATCGTGTCGGCCATGTCGGGCAAAACCAACGAATTGGTGGGCTGGGTCAACGAAACCTCGCCCTTGTTCGATGCCCGCGAATATGATGCCGTTGTGTCGTCGGGTGAAAACGTGACGGCCGGGCTGATGGCGCTGACCTTGCAGGAAATGGACGTGCCCGCGCGGTCCTGGCAAGGCTGGCAGGTGCCGCTGAAGACCAATTCCGCGCACTCCTCGGCCCGGATCGAGGAGATTCCGACCGACAACATCAATGCCAAGTTCGATCAGGGCATGCGCGTCGCCGTGGTGGCAGGTTTTCAGGGTATCAGCCCCGAGGGCCGGATCACCACGCTGGGCCGGGGCGGGTCGGACACGACCGCCGTAGCCTTTGCCGCCGCGTTTGGGGCCGAGCGCTGCGACATCTACACCGATGTGGACGGTGTCTATACCACCGACCCGCGTGTCAGCGCCAAGGCGCGCAAACTGGACAGGATCGCGTTCGAAGAGATGCTGGAACTGGCGTCGCTGGGCGCCAAGGTGCTGCAGACCCGGTCGGTCGAATTGGCGATGCGGTACAAGGTCAAGCTGCGTGTGCTGAGCAGTTTCGAGGAACAATCCGACGAGGCCGGAACCCTGGTCTGCGATGAGGAGGATATCATGGAAAGCAATGTCGTGGCCGGTGTGGCCTTTTCCCGGGACGAGGCCAAGATGACGCTGGTGTCTGTGGCCGACCGCCCGGGCATCGCGGCCACCATCTTTACCGCACTCTCCGAGGCGGGTGTGAACGTGGACATGATCGTCCAGAACATCTCGGAAGAGGGGCGGACGGACATGACCTTTTCCTGCCCCACCGACCAGGTGGCGCGGGCCGAAAAGGCGATGGCCGAGGCCAAGGCCGCTGGCATCATCAATTTCCACGAACTTATCGCCGACACCGACGTGGCCAAGATCAGCGTCGTGGGCATCGGCATGCGCAGCCACACAGGTGTGGCGGCCAAGATGTTCCAGTGCCTGAGCGCCGAAGGCATCAATATCAAGGTCATCACCACGTCCGAGATCAAGATCAGCGTTCTGATCGACCGAAAATACATGGAACTGGCCGTGCAGGCGCTGCATGATGCGTTTGAATTGGACAAGGCCGCCTGA
- a CDS encoding SDR family NAD(P)-dependent oxidoreductase: protein MHILITGATRGIGAGLAAAYRAQGHDVTGTGRSSGAEVTLDVTQPPDHRAMAAQLDGRPIDLLVCNAGVYLDKNNALETGYAPDLWNQTFAANVTGVFLTVQALLPNLRAAPAPRIAIISSQMASHTRAPGGSYIYRASKAAVLNLGRNLAADLAGEVAVGIYHPGWVQTDMGGGSAAITVDEAVEGLIRRFAALTHDTTGCFETWDGQAHPY from the coding sequence ATGCATATTCTGATTACCGGGGCCACCCGCGGCATTGGTGCGGGGCTGGCAGCAGCATATCGCGCGCAAGGACATGACGTGACGGGCACCGGCCGGTCGTCGGGGGCCGAGGTGACATTGGATGTCACCCAGCCGCCGGATCACCGGGCCATGGCCGCCCAGCTGGACGGGCGGCCCATTGACCTCTTGGTGTGCAATGCCGGGGTGTATCTGGACAAGAACAACGCGCTGGAAACGGGCTATGCCCCGGATCTGTGGAACCAGACCTTCGCCGCCAATGTGACGGGTGTGTTTTTGACGGTGCAGGCGCTGTTGCCCAATCTGCGCGCGGCGCCGGCGCCCCGCATCGCCATCATCTCGTCGCAGATGGCGTCGCACACACGCGCCCCCGGCGGCAGCTATATCTACCGGGCGTCCAAGGCGGCAGTGCTGAACCTGGGGCGCAACCTGGCTGCGGATCTTGCCGGTGAGGTGGCGGTGGGCATCTATCACCCGGGCTGGGTGCAGACGGATATGGGCGGCGGCAGCGCTGCCATCACCGTGGATGAGGCTGTCGAGGGGTTGATCCGGCGCTTTGCCGCCCTGACCCATGACACCACCGGCTGTTTCGAGACATGGGACGGGCAGGCGCACCCCTATTGA
- a CDS encoding DUF1178 family protein gives MIKYTLKCDRGHSFDSWFASADAFETLKSAGHVACALCGSADVSKAIMAPRVSTGRQAAAQGDAPKDVAPLAAPASDVEAAMSRMREAVEKNATYVGGNFASEALAQHLGERPDRPIWGEANREEAKRLIDDGVPVAPLPFIPSRKAN, from the coding sequence ATGATCAAGTACACGCTCAAATGTGACCGGGGGCACAGCTTTGACAGCTGGTTTGCAAGTGCCGATGCGTTCGAAACCCTGAAGTCTGCGGGCCATGTGGCCTGCGCCCTGTGTGGCAGCGCTGATGTATCGAAGGCGATCATGGCCCCGCGGGTCAGCACCGGCCGGCAGGCGGCGGCACAGGGCGATGCGCCCAAGGATGTCGCACCGCTGGCCGCGCCCGCATCAGATGTCGAAGCGGCGATGTCCAGGATGCGCGAGGCCGTCGAGAAGAACGCCACCTATGTGGGCGGCAACTTTGCTTCCGAAGCGCTGGCGCAGCATCTGGGCGAGCGGCCCGACAGGCCCATCTGGGGCGAGGCCAACCGCGAAGAGGCCAAGCGCCTGATCGATGACGGCGTGCCCGTCGCCCCACTGCCCTTTATTCCATCACGCAAAGCGAACTGA
- a CDS encoding NUDIX hydrolase has translation MIKQLPLNLGRVRKADVRTQFAALCYRVKKDKVQVLLVTSRRMRRWIIPKGWPMDGLTPADSAAQEAWEEGGVVGRADQRALGMFTYSKDMGEDAGLPIAAMVYAVKVKSLAMDFPEAAERTRKWVSPRKAAKMVDSPELSRILRDFDPRFLA, from the coding sequence ATGATCAAGCAGCTTCCCTTGAATCTGGGACGCGTGAGAAAGGCGGATGTGCGGACGCAGTTTGCCGCCCTCTGCTACCGTGTGAAAAAAGACAAGGTGCAGGTATTGTTGGTGACCTCGCGCCGGATGCGCCGCTGGATCATCCCCAAGGGCTGGCCGATGGATGGTCTTACACCCGCCGACAGCGCAGCGCAGGAAGCCTGGGAAGAAGGCGGTGTGGTCGGGCGTGCCGATCAGCGCGCCCTGGGCATGTTTACGTACAGCAAGGACATGGGCGAAGATGCGGGTCTGCCGATTGCGGCCATGGTCTATGCGGTCAAGGTCAAGTCATTGGCCATGGATTTTCCCGAAGCCGCCGAGCGCACCCGCAAATGGGTGAGCCCGAGAAAGGCGGCGAAAATGGTGGATTCGCCCGAACTGTCCCGTATCCTGCGCGATTTTGACCCACGGTTTCTGGCCTGA
- the modA gene encoding molybdate ABC transporter substrate-binding protein translates to MKTLNRIKGLVLASVMIFVTGATQAEPLRVFAAASLQGPLDAVANSWDSPVVISYGGSGAMARQVSQGAPADVVILANMAWADWLAATGRVPGTPRPLLSNTLVIIEKTGARALPDARAGTLLNRLDGRRLAMGQHMSVPAGIYAKAWLDRVGTWDSLRPHLAETENVRAALALVARGEAPLGIVYASDAAASDQVDVVYSVPADSHPPILYPGLALTPAGAAFLDHVTARIDRFVAAGFSVP, encoded by the coding sequence ATGAAAACCCTGAACCGGATCAAGGGGTTGGTGCTTGCATCTGTGATGATCTTCGTCACCGGCGCCACCCAGGCAGAGCCTTTGCGAGTCTTTGCGGCGGCCTCGTTGCAGGGGCCGCTCGATGCCGTGGCAAACAGTTGGGACAGCCCCGTTGTCATCAGCTACGGCGGCAGCGGTGCAATGGCCCGGCAAGTGAGCCAGGGCGCACCGGCGGATGTCGTGATCCTGGCCAACATGGCCTGGGCCGACTGGTTGGCGGCCACGGGGCGTGTTCCGGGCACCCCGCGCCCATTGCTGTCCAACACGTTGGTAATCATAGAAAAAACCGGCGCCCGCGCCTTGCCTGATGCGCGTGCAGGCACGCTTTTGAACAGGCTGGATGGCCGCCGCCTTGCCATGGGCCAGCACATGTCCGTGCCTGCCGGTATCTATGCCAAGGCCTGGCTGGACCGGGTCGGCACATGGGACAGCCTGCGTCCCCATCTGGCAGAAACGGAAAACGTGCGCGCGGCCCTGGCCCTGGTCGCCCGGGGCGAAGCGCCATTGGGAATCGTCTATGCCTCGGATGCGGCGGCCAGCGATCAGGTCGATGTCGTCTACTCCGTCCCGGCAGACAGCCATCCGCCCATCCTGTATCCCGGCCTGGCCCTGACCCCGGCAGGGGCTGCGTTCCTTGACCACGTGACGGCGCGAATCGACCGCTTTGTGGCTGCCGGGTTCAGCGTCCCATGA